A genomic stretch from Streptomyces sp. QL37 includes:
- a CDS encoding tyrosine-type recombinase/integrase: MAIPLREHMEKYPPVEVTRPWGSKGGDPVTARLIFYTREKTAIQSNWFNSYRWKPALASAGLIKPLEPDAKGRRWEKSRNVMMHALRHLYASMMINGGVDVYTLADRLGHADPAFTLRKYVHRVVGAGSKVRIAVRSAYTRAA, translated from the coding sequence GTGGCCATCCCCCTGCGCGAGCACATGGAGAAGTACCCGCCGGTCGAGGTGACCCGACCGTGGGGCAGCAAAGGCGGCGACCCGGTCACGGCGCGGCTGATCTTCTACACCCGGGAGAAGACCGCCATTCAGTCGAATTGGTTCAACTCCTACCGCTGGAAGCCCGCCCTGGCGTCGGCCGGCCTCATCAAGCCCCTTGAGCCCGACGCGAAGGGACGACGCTGGGAGAAGTCCCGCAACGTGATGATGCACGCGCTCCGACACCTGTACGCGTCGATGATGATCAACGGCGGGGTAGACGTGTACACGCTCGCGGACCGCCTCGGCCACGCCGATCCCGCGTTTACCCTGCGTAAATACGTGCACCGGGTCGTGGGAGCCGGTTCCAAGGTCCGCATCGCGGTCCGGAGCGCCTACACCAGGGCCGCGTGA